One genomic segment of Hydrocarboniclastica marina includes these proteins:
- a CDS encoding methyl-accepting chemotaxis protein translates to MNRLNLISKFSLISVLFLIPIAGLGYLVVHQTNQAIASIEGAHDGLEALKDVSRLNQLLEQYRDYRTVATLGMGEMTPRSDEVAAEIESMLSSLQARPNLFTGTEQFQAQLADLSSEWQVIRTEDVYQQALDGQFRYYAQLVQKGRTLTRVLLQTSGLGQDPSRENQLALELGTKAVFEATAALGLARVYGIWALDQGQMDSRMADEVNGLYDRLASLDVAFSGAVDVLLDGAPTIAASHTDRLEAASAALPAAQAYLDENVIVPFRLDTPPADFDAELSQRIDTFYDLSDSLYGSIGTNLQDRLSAQAQKRFMIFALLALVLAVVVYVYVGFLVSVKQAISNFSQAARQVAAGDLTVSIHLDNRDELGALTGEFNNMTARMRELIKTVSGTSGAVDMQAQRVNDSAHSNNEAVSKQEHETREISEAMQQMVAAVQEVAESSQKASDSARQADDQADQGREVVDETVRTISRLADEIRSAAETIDRVSVDSNAISQVLVEIKAIAEQTNLLALNAAIEAARAGDQGRGFAVVADEVRSLSQRTHKSTEEIEGMIGRLQTGVQGAVKAMSNSHKVTEETVAQSGRVTDALGHIVNSISQIVDMSQQIAQAAEEQTAVAKNISSNVERISDLSRETAGNADETLGASKELSGLTGSLQKVIETFRT, encoded by the coding sequence ATGAATCGGCTGAATCTTATCTCCAAATTCAGCCTGATCAGTGTTCTGTTTCTGATCCCGATTGCTGGGCTGGGGTATCTGGTGGTGCACCAGACCAACCAGGCCATTGCGAGCATTGAGGGCGCCCATGATGGCCTCGAGGCGCTCAAAGACGTGTCCCGGCTGAACCAGCTGCTGGAGCAGTACCGCGACTACCGGACCGTGGCCACGCTGGGAATGGGCGAAATGACACCTCGTAGCGATGAAGTGGCGGCCGAAATTGAGTCGATGTTGAGCAGCCTGCAGGCAAGACCAAATCTCTTTACCGGTACCGAACAGTTTCAGGCCCAGTTAGCCGATCTCAGCAGTGAATGGCAGGTCATACGCACAGAAGATGTCTATCAGCAGGCGCTGGACGGGCAGTTCAGATATTACGCGCAGTTGGTCCAGAAGGGGCGCACCCTGACACGGGTTTTGCTGCAGACGTCCGGCTTGGGCCAGGACCCGTCCCGGGAGAATCAGCTGGCACTTGAGCTTGGCACCAAGGCCGTGTTCGAGGCTACCGCAGCGCTTGGCCTGGCGCGCGTCTACGGCATCTGGGCGCTCGACCAGGGGCAGATGGATTCGCGTATGGCGGATGAAGTGAATGGCCTGTATGACCGTTTGGCCAGCCTCGATGTGGCCTTCAGCGGCGCAGTCGATGTGCTTCTGGACGGCGCACCGACTATTGCCGCCAGCCACACCGATAGGCTGGAGGCCGCTTCTGCGGCATTACCCGCAGCCCAGGCCTATCTGGACGAGAACGTTATTGTGCCGTTTCGCCTGGACACACCACCTGCCGATTTTGATGCCGAGCTCAGTCAGCGCATCGATACATTCTACGACCTGAGTGACAGCCTCTACGGTAGTATCGGCACCAACCTCCAGGACCGGTTGTCGGCTCAGGCGCAGAAGCGCTTCATGATCTTTGCCTTGTTGGCGCTGGTGCTGGCCGTTGTCGTGTACGTTTACGTCGGCTTTCTTGTCTCGGTGAAACAGGCGATCTCGAACTTTTCACAGGCCGCCCGTCAGGTAGCGGCAGGTGATCTCACCGTTAGCATACATCTCGACAATCGGGATGAACTAGGCGCGCTGACCGGCGAATTCAACAATATGACGGCACGCATGCGCGAGTTGATCAAGACGGTCAGCGGCACATCCGGCGCGGTTGATATGCAGGCGCAACGCGTCAACGACAGCGCCCACAGCAACAACGAAGCCGTGTCCAAACAGGAGCACGAAACACGGGAGATATCGGAAGCCATGCAGCAGATGGTTGCTGCTGTCCAGGAAGTCGCCGAAAGTTCGCAAAAAGCGTCTGACTCGGCCCGGCAGGCGGATGATCAGGCTGACCAGGGGAGAGAGGTGGTCGATGAAACAGTGCGGACAATCAGTCGGCTGGCCGATGAGATCCGCAGCGCCGCAGAGACAATCGACCGAGTGAGTGTCGACAGTAACGCCATCAGCCAGGTGCTGGTCGAAATCAAGGCAATTGCCGAGCAGACTAACCTTCTGGCGCTTAACGCTGCGATTGAGGCCGCGCGCGCTGGTGATCAGGGGCGCGGTTTCGCTGTGGTCGCAGACGAGGTCCGCTCCCTCTCCCAGCGTACCCACAAGAGCACAGAAGAGATTGAAGGCATGATTGGTCGCTTGCAGACCGGCGTCCAGGGCGCCGTCAAGGCCATGTCCAACAGCCATAAAGTAACTGAAGAAACCGTTGCCCAGTCTGGGCGGGTCACAGATGCGCTAGGGCACATTGTCAACAGCATCTCGCAGATAGTGGATATGAGTCAGCAAATCGCCCAGGCCGCCGAAGAGCAGACGGCTGTCGCCAAGAACATC
- the ampD gene encoding 1,6-anhydro-N-acetylmuramyl-L-alanine amidase AmpD: MSEDFIADFWSDTEARPRGWLTQARAVPSPNFNSRPAGTDISLLVIHNISLPPGEFAGEAVEQFFCNRLDCSAHPYYQQLIGMKVSSHLYIRRDGELVQFVSLLDRAWHAGRSSFEGVEECNDYGIGIELEGTDDSPYTAAQYACLASVTRQIMVLFPLITAGRIVGHSHVAPGRKTDPGPAFEWQHYLKELAVLAPAESE, translated from the coding sequence ATGTCCGAAGACTTCATTGCAGACTTCTGGTCGGACACCGAAGCCCGGCCGCGGGGCTGGTTAACCCAGGCGCGTGCCGTTCCCTCGCCCAACTTCAACAGCAGGCCGGCCGGGACTGATATTTCGCTTCTGGTTATTCACAACATCTCCCTTCCGCCCGGCGAATTTGCCGGAGAGGCAGTTGAGCAGTTCTTCTGCAACAGGCTCGACTGTTCGGCTCACCCTTACTATCAGCAATTGATCGGCATGAAGGTCTCATCGCACCTCTATATCCGGCGTGATGGCGAACTGGTTCAGTTCGTCTCATTGCTGGATCGCGCCTGGCACGCTGGCCGGTCCTCCTTTGAGGGCGTCGAAGAATGCAACGACTACGGTATTGGTATTGAGCTCGAAGGAACCGATGACAGTCCCTATACAGCCGCTCAATACGCATGCCTGGCGTCGGTCACCCGACAGATCATGGTGCTGTTTCCGTTAATCACCGCAGGTCGTATTGTCGGCCACAGCCATGTGGCTCCCGGCCGTAAAACCGATCCTGGCCCTGCCTTCGAATGGCAGCACTATCTAAAAGAACTGGCGGTGCTCGCTCCCGCTGAATCCGAATAG